Proteins from a genomic interval of Zonotrichia leucophrys gambelii isolate GWCS_2022_RI chromosome 5, RI_Zleu_2.0, whole genome shotgun sequence:
- the LOC135449018 gene encoding acyl-CoA (8-3)-desaturase-like isoform X1 — protein sequence MCAIPGLSQVTEALSRAELRGLFLPWALWELPACSGMRRFTWEEIGQRNGRGPAPQERWLVIRRKVYDISHFYRRHPGGARLLVSHAGQDATDAFVAFHVDKVLVSKYLKPLQIGELAPDQPSIEPTKNEMLVKDFRELRATVERMGLLEPNQLFFFLLLAHILLLDTAAWLILFYFGTSLLPFVFSLLLLTISQVQASWLQHDLGHLSVFRKTKWNHLLHKFVMCHLIGASAKWWTLLHSQHHAKPNCFHKDPDIDMHPFLFTLGKKFSVELGIKKKKYMPYNHQHKYFFITLPPLLFPTYFHCHTFYIAYTKKYWADLAWMLTFYIRFFYTYGSLLETKSLLAYYFIFRMLESSWFVWVSQMNHIPMDIDYDKNLDWVSTQLLATCNVEQSLFNDWFTGHLNFQIEHHLFPTMPRHNFCKVAPLVKSLCAKHGLEYQCKPLLTAFADIVHSLKTSGELWHDAYLHK from the exons ATGTGTGCTATCCCAGGTTTATCCCAGGTAACAGAAGCactttccagagcagagcttcGAGGATTATTCCTGCCATGGGCTCTGTGGGAGCTCCCTGCTTGCT CGGGGATGCGGCGCTTCACCTGGGAGGAGATCGGGCAGCGGAACGGGCGGGGGCCGGCGCCGCAGGAGCGCTGGCTGGTGATCCGCAGGAAGGTGTACGACATCAGCCACTTCTACCGGAGACAcccgggaggggcccggctcCTCGTCAGCCACGCCGGGCAGGACGCCACG GATGCCTTTGTGGCATTCCATGTTGACAAGGTGCTGGTGAGCAAGTACTTGAAGCCTCTGCAGATTGGCGAGCTGGCACCTGACCAACCCAGCATTGAGCCCACTAAAAAT GAAATGCTGGTGAAAGATTTCCGGGAATTGCGCGCTACAGTCGAGAGAATGGGACTCCTGGAGCCAAaccagctcttcttcttcctgctcctggctcacATCCTGCTCCTGGATACAGCTGCCTGGCTCATCCTCTTCTACTTTGGGACATCCTTACTGCCCTTCgttttctccctgctgctgctgaccatTTCCCAG gtcCAGGCTTCCTGGTTACAGCATGATTTAGGACACCTCTCAGTATTCAGGAAAACCAAGTGGAACCACTTGCTACACAAGTTTGTGATGTGCCATTTGATT GGGGCTTCTGCCAAGTGGTGGACTCTCCTGCACTCCCAGCACCATGCCAAACCCAACTGCTTCCACAAGGACCCTGACATTGATATGCACCCTTTCCTCTTCACTTTGGGGAAGAAATTCTCTGTGGAG cttgggatcaaaaagaaaaaatacatgcCCTACAACCACCAACACAAATACTTCTTCATCA ctcttcctccGCTCCTGTTCCCCACCTACTTCCACTGCCACACATTCTACATTGCCTACACAAAGAAGTACTGGGCG GACTTGGCCTGGATGCTGACCTTCTACATCAGATTCTTTTATACTTATGGATCTTTATTAGAAACAAAGAGTCTCCTGgcatattattttatattcag gatgctggagagcagctggttTGTCTGGGTCTCACAGATGAACCATATCCCAATGGATATCGACTATGACAAGAATTTGGACTGGGTGTCTACTCAG CTCCTGGCAACCTGCAACGTGGAACAGTCACTGTTCAATGACTGGTTCACAGGACACCTCAACTTCCAGATAGAGCATCA CCTTTTCCCTACAATGCCACGGCACAACTTCTGCAAGGTGGCCCCTCTGGTGAAGTCCCTGTGTGCCAAGCACGGCCTCGAGTACCAGTGcaagcctctgctcacagcctttGCAGACATCGTGCA ctccctgaaGACCTCGGGAGAGCTCTGGCACGATGCCTACCTACACAAATAA
- the LOC135449018 gene encoding acyl-CoA (8-3)-desaturase-like isoform X2: MAPPGGGGQLRDGDKDGDRDRATAAGMRRFTWEEIGQRNGRGPAPQERWLVIRRKVYDISHFYRRHPGGARLLVSHAGQDATDAFVAFHVDKVLVSKYLKPLQIGELAPDQPSIEPTKNEMLVKDFRELRATVERMGLLEPNQLFFFLLLAHILLLDTAAWLILFYFGTSLLPFVFSLLLLTISQVQASWLQHDLGHLSVFRKTKWNHLLHKFVMCHLIGASAKWWTLLHSQHHAKPNCFHKDPDIDMHPFLFTLGKKFSVELGIKKKKYMPYNHQHKYFFITLPPLLFPTYFHCHTFYIAYTKKYWADLAWMLTFYIRFFYTYGSLLETKSLLAYYFIFRMLESSWFVWVSQMNHIPMDIDYDKNLDWVSTQLLATCNVEQSLFNDWFTGHLNFQIEHHLFPTMPRHNFCKVAPLVKSLCAKHGLEYQCKPLLTAFADIVHSLKTSGELWHDAYLHK; encoded by the exons atgGCACcgccggggggcggcgggcagCTGCGGGACGGGGACAAGGATGGCgacagggacagagccaccGCAGCGGGGATGCGGCGCTTCACCTGGGAGGAGATCGGGCAGCGGAACGGGCGGGGGCCGGCGCCGCAGGAGCGCTGGCTGGTGATCCGCAGGAAGGTGTACGACATCAGCCACTTCTACCGGAGACAcccgggaggggcccggctcCTCGTCAGCCACGCCGGGCAGGACGCCACG GATGCCTTTGTGGCATTCCATGTTGACAAGGTGCTGGTGAGCAAGTACTTGAAGCCTCTGCAGATTGGCGAGCTGGCACCTGACCAACCCAGCATTGAGCCCACTAAAAAT GAAATGCTGGTGAAAGATTTCCGGGAATTGCGCGCTACAGTCGAGAGAATGGGACTCCTGGAGCCAAaccagctcttcttcttcctgctcctggctcacATCCTGCTCCTGGATACAGCTGCCTGGCTCATCCTCTTCTACTTTGGGACATCCTTACTGCCCTTCgttttctccctgctgctgctgaccatTTCCCAG gtcCAGGCTTCCTGGTTACAGCATGATTTAGGACACCTCTCAGTATTCAGGAAAACCAAGTGGAACCACTTGCTACACAAGTTTGTGATGTGCCATTTGATT GGGGCTTCTGCCAAGTGGTGGACTCTCCTGCACTCCCAGCACCATGCCAAACCCAACTGCTTCCACAAGGACCCTGACATTGATATGCACCCTTTCCTCTTCACTTTGGGGAAGAAATTCTCTGTGGAG cttgggatcaaaaagaaaaaatacatgcCCTACAACCACCAACACAAATACTTCTTCATCA ctcttcctccGCTCCTGTTCCCCACCTACTTCCACTGCCACACATTCTACATTGCCTACACAAAGAAGTACTGGGCG GACTTGGCCTGGATGCTGACCTTCTACATCAGATTCTTTTATACTTATGGATCTTTATTAGAAACAAAGAGTCTCCTGgcatattattttatattcag gatgctggagagcagctggttTGTCTGGGTCTCACAGATGAACCATATCCCAATGGATATCGACTATGACAAGAATTTGGACTGGGTGTCTACTCAG CTCCTGGCAACCTGCAACGTGGAACAGTCACTGTTCAATGACTGGTTCACAGGACACCTCAACTTCCAGATAGAGCATCA CCTTTTCCCTACAATGCCACGGCACAACTTCTGCAAGGTGGCCCCTCTGGTGAAGTCCCTGTGTGCCAAGCACGGCCTCGAGTACCAGTGcaagcctctgctcacagcctttGCAGACATCGTGCA ctccctgaaGACCTCGGGAGAGCTCTGGCACGATGCCTACCTACACAAATAA